The Deltaproteobacteria bacterium genome window below encodes:
- a CDS encoding NADH-quinone oxidoreductase subunit C, whose product MAQRVLEFLQRERAAALVETGSYAGDEIAVVHRDHIVDVLTLLRDHAETKMNMLTDLTVVDYLGQQPRFEVVYQLYSLPLKHRVRVKVRIGDAEDECWVPSACGLWHAANWAEREAWDLYGVRFEGHPDLRRILMYDEFIGHPLRKDYPQNGRQPLIRRPDAPSTDDQTTRLLSNSHDRRIG is encoded by the coding sequence ATGGCCCAGCGGGTGCTCGAATTCCTGCAGCGCGAGCGCGCCGCCGCACTCGTCGAAACTGGCAGCTACGCCGGCGACGAGATCGCGGTCGTGCATCGCGATCACATCGTCGACGTGCTCACGCTGCTGCGCGACCACGCCGAGACGAAGATGAACATGCTGACCGACCTCACGGTCGTCGACTACCTCGGTCAGCAGCCGCGCTTCGAGGTGGTCTATCAGCTGTACAGCCTCCCGCTGAAGCACCGCGTGCGCGTGAAGGTCCGCATCGGCGACGCCGAGGACGAGTGCTGGGTGCCGAGCGCGTGCGGTCTGTGGCACGCGGCCAACTGGGCCGAGCGCGAGGCGTGGGACCTCTACGGCGTGCGCTTCGAGGGCCACCCCGACCTGCGCCGCATCCTGATGTACGACGAGTTCATCGGTCACCCGCTGCGCAAGGACTACCCGCAGAACGGGCGCCAGCCGCTGATCCGCCGCCCCGACGCGCCGTCGACCGACGACCAGACCACGCGGCTGCTGAGCAACAGCCACGACCGTCGCATCGGCTAG
- the nuoB gene encoding NADH-quinone oxidoreductase subunit NuoB — MADSGASYVPTVLQDAVNWAQKYSLFTYPFATACCAMEFMSTMGSRYDIARFGAEFPRFSPRQADLLIVIGTITERQAPVLRRVYDQMPDPKWVMAFGVCASTGGFYQNYTVMPGADQVIPVDVYVPGCPPRPEQVLDGLMALQRRIQEHRGHCQQEIGNTAAIGYTDRRRLPVLPDGTSMTLLPDERMPTDGRVR, encoded by the coding sequence ATGGCCGATTCCGGCGCGAGCTACGTGCCCACGGTGCTGCAAGACGCGGTCAACTGGGCCCAGAAGTACAGCCTCTTCACCTACCCGTTCGCGACGGCGTGCTGCGCGATGGAGTTCATGTCGACCATGGGCTCCCGCTACGACATCGCGCGTTTCGGCGCCGAGTTCCCGCGCTTCTCGCCGCGGCAGGCCGACCTGTTGATCGTGATCGGCACCATCACCGAGCGCCAGGCGCCGGTGCTGCGCCGGGTCTACGACCAGATGCCCGATCCCAAGTGGGTGATGGCGTTCGGCGTGTGCGCCTCGACCGGCGGCTTCTATCAGAACTACACGGTCATGCCCGGCGCCGACCAGGTCATCCCGGTCGACGTCTACGTGCCGGGCTGCCCGCCGCGGCCCGAGCAGGTGCTCGACGGCCTGATGGCGCTGCAGCGGCGCATCCAGGAGCACCGCGGACACTGCCAGCAAGAGATCGGCAACACCGCCGCGATCGGCTACACGGACCGCCGACGCCTGCCGGTGCTGCCCGACGGCACCAGCATGACGCTGCTGCCCGACGAGCGGATGCCCACCGACGGGAGAGTGCGCTGA
- the ndhC gene encoding NADH-quinone oxidoreductase subunit A, which yields MAASYLPALVFVIFAVGFAALMLGITMVLGPKRTSAIKDEPFECGSEPIGSPRVKFSVKFYQVAILFLVFDIEVAFLYPWASLFRELSCTGPLNAAGVCTSAPSMFGLVEMLVFLVILVIALAYVWRKRALDWA from the coding sequence ATGGCTGCATCCTATCTCCCCGCGCTCGTCTTCGTGATCTTCGCGGTCGGCTTCGCCGCGCTGATGCTGGGCATCACGATGGTGCTCGGCCCCAAGCGAACCTCGGCCATCAAGGACGAGCCGTTCGAGTGCGGCAGCGAGCCCATCGGCAGCCCACGCGTCAAGTTCAGCGTCAAGTTCTACCAGGTCGCGATTCTCTTCCTGGTGTTCGACATCGAGGTGGCGTTCCTCTACCCGTGGGCGTCGCTCTTCCGCGAGCTGTCGTGCACGGGCCCGCTGAACGCGGCCGGTGTGTGCACCTCGGCTCCGAGCATGTTCGGGCTGGTGGAAATGCTGGTGTTCCTGGTCATCCTCGTGATTGCGCTGGCCTACGTGTGGCGCAAGCGAGCGCTCGACTGGGCGTGA
- a CDS encoding macro domain-containing protein: MENADHIQLQICTDPWDEVDVDAFVCPTNSTGLMSHYPAAKLRELAGVEIEGLVREHVPLAIGAAFVTPAGKMKARHLIHVPNTEEPGGRVQVEDILRATAAVIVACQVKGFTSVAMPLMGAFETGIPAEEAARAIHSEFRAWRGDKPLKVVFMAKDADEVEVFEMAIEGTG; encoded by the coding sequence GTGGAGAACGCCGATCACATCCAGCTGCAGATCTGCACCGACCCCTGGGACGAGGTCGACGTGGACGCGTTCGTCTGCCCGACCAACTCCACGGGGTTGATGTCGCACTACCCGGCCGCCAAGCTGCGCGAGCTCGCCGGCGTCGAGATCGAGGGCCTGGTGCGGGAGCACGTCCCGCTGGCCATCGGTGCCGCGTTCGTCACGCCGGCCGGGAAGATGAAGGCGCGGCACCTCATCCACGTGCCCAACACCGAGGAACCGGGGGGCCGCGTGCAGGTCGAGGATATCCTGCGGGCGACCGCGGCGGTGATCGTCGCGTGCCAGGTGAAGGGCTTCACCAGCGTCGCGATGCCGCTGATGGGCGCCTTCGAGACCGGCATCCCCGCCGAGGAGGCCGCGCGCGCGATCCACAGCGAGTTCCGCGCGTGGCGCGGCGACAAGCCGCTCAAGGTCGTGTTCATGGCCAAGGACGCCGACGAAGTCGAGGTGTTCGAGATGGCCATCGAAGGCACCGGCTAG
- a CDS encoding CarD family transcriptional regulator, with protein sequence MEPSFRVGDKSVYPTHGVADVVAVELKTVAGSDLAFYHLRVMGSGLKIIVPVHKAVENGMRPVAAEAEVDELFELLRDHEVPCDRQTWNRRHRGFMEKIRTGSLFEVGEVYRDLSLLKQTKQLSHSEKQMLRTARDLLVKELAVARASSEDQVAKELDSMFKN encoded by the coding sequence ATGGAGCCCTCGTTTCGCGTCGGAGACAAGTCGGTTTACCCCACCCACGGCGTGGCAGACGTCGTTGCGGTCGAGCTCAAGACCGTCGCGGGGAGCGACCTGGCGTTCTACCACCTGCGCGTGATGGGCTCGGGCCTCAAGATCATCGTGCCGGTGCACAAGGCCGTCGAGAACGGCATGCGACCGGTGGCCGCCGAGGCCGAGGTCGACGAGCTGTTCGAGCTGCTGCGGGACCACGAGGTCCCCTGTGACCGCCAGACCTGGAACCGACGTCACCGCGGCTTCATGGAGAAGATCCGCACCGGGTCGCTCTTCGAGGTCGGCGAGGTCTACCGCGACCTGTCCCTGCTCAAGCAGACCAAGCAGCTCTCGCACAGCGAGAAGCAGATGCTGCGGACGGCGCGGGACCTGCTGGTGAAGGAGCTCGCCGTGGCCCGCGCCTCTTCGGAGGATCAGGTCGCGAAAGAGCTGGACTCGATGTTCAAGAACTAG
- the nadB gene encoding L-aspartate oxidase produces MTTEIHHSDVLVLGSGLAGLYFALEVADRMRVTILTKAVPESSNTQWAQGGISAVFDDDDSVASHVDDTLRVGAGLCDRSFVEHAVELAPTLVGRLANVYGVQFDREDGSGGFVLGREGGHSHRRVVHHLDTTGAEIVRGLLAAAMRHPNIRILPHQMVVDLLSWSKQDGSRGCFGAYSLDVPTGEVHCHVARVTLLATGGAGKVYRYTSNPDVATADGVAMAYRIGATVGNLEFMQFHPTCLFHPGAGSFLVSEAVRGEGGILRRKDGSGLMDGRHPMGSLAPRDVVAREIDAELKRTGEPCVFLDVTHLDPEFVIGRFPAIHRRCLELGIDMRTQPIPVVPAAHYMCGGVKVDRWGRTDIPGLLAAGEVSLSGMHGACRLASNSLLEAVVLAAGAAQVCDEFGRTPPTAVRDWNAGDTVDSDEAIMVSANWGEVRAAMWNFVGIVRSDKRLERARRRIELIREEIREYYVRHRVTRDLLELRNVSLVGHLVIECARRRLESRGLHYNLDYPAPNEAFAHDTVFDKRQGVTA; encoded by the coding sequence TTGACCACCGAGATCCATCACAGTGACGTGCTCGTGCTCGGCAGCGGGCTCGCCGGTCTCTACTTCGCGCTCGAGGTCGCCGACCGCATGCGCGTCACGATCCTCACCAAGGCGGTGCCGGAGAGCTCGAACACGCAGTGGGCCCAGGGCGGCATCTCGGCGGTGTTCGACGACGACGACTCGGTCGCGTCCCACGTCGACGACACGCTGCGGGTCGGCGCGGGCCTTTGCGATCGCAGCTTCGTCGAGCACGCCGTCGAGCTCGCGCCCACGCTGGTCGGGCGGCTCGCCAACGTCTACGGCGTGCAGTTCGATCGCGAGGACGGCAGCGGCGGCTTCGTGCTCGGCCGCGAGGGCGGCCACAGCCACCGCCGCGTCGTGCACCACCTCGACACCACCGGCGCCGAGATCGTGCGCGGCCTGCTGGCCGCGGCGATGCGGCACCCCAACATCCGCATCCTGCCGCACCAGATGGTCGTCGATCTGTTGTCGTGGTCGAAGCAGGACGGCTCGCGGGGGTGTTTCGGCGCCTACAGCCTCGACGTGCCGACCGGCGAGGTGCACTGCCACGTCGCCCGCGTGACCCTGCTGGCCACCGGCGGCGCCGGCAAGGTCTACCGCTACACCAGCAACCCCGACGTCGCGACCGCCGACGGCGTCGCGATGGCGTACCGCATCGGTGCCACGGTCGGGAACCTCGAGTTCATGCAGTTCCATCCGACCTGCCTGTTCCACCCCGGCGCGGGCAGCTTCCTGGTGTCCGAGGCGGTCCGCGGCGAGGGCGGGATCCTGCGCCGCAAGGACGGCTCGGGGCTCATGGACGGGCGCCATCCGATGGGCAGCCTGGCGCCGCGCGACGTGGTCGCGCGGGAGATCGACGCCGAGCTCAAGCGCACCGGCGAGCCATGCGTGTTCCTCGACGTCACGCACCTCGATCCCGAGTTCGTGATCGGCCGCTTCCCCGCCATCCATCGCCGCTGCCTCGAGCTCGGCATCGACATGCGGACGCAGCCGATCCCAGTGGTACCCGCGGCCCACTACATGTGCGGCGGCGTGAAGGTCGATCGCTGGGGGCGCACCGACATCCCGGGCCTGCTGGCCGCCGGCGAGGTCTCGCTCTCGGGCATGCACGGCGCCTGTCGCCTCGCGAGCAACAGCCTGCTCGAGGCCGTGGTGCTGGCGGCCGGGGCCGCGCAGGTCTGCGACGAGTTCGGCCGCACGCCCCCGACGGCGGTGCGCGACTGGAACGCCGGCGACACCGTCGACTCCGACGAGGCCATCATGGTCAGCGCCAACTGGGGCGAGGTGCGGGCCGCGATGTGGAACTTCGTCGGCATCGTGCGCTCCGACAAGCGACTCGAGCGCGCGCGACGACGCATCGAGCTCATCCGCGAGGAGATCCGCGAGTACTACGTGCGCCACCGCGTGACGCGGGATCTGCTGGAGCTGCGCAACGTCTCGCTGGTCGGCCACCTCGTGATCGAGTGCGCGAGACGGCGGCTCGAGAGCCGCGGCCTGCACTACAACCTCGACTATCCCGCGCCGAACGAGGCCTTCGCCCACGACACCGTGTTCGACAAGCGACAGGGCGTGACCGCATGA
- a CDS encoding lytic transglycosylase domain-containing protein, with amino-acid sequence MSRLRPFVVRAAAVLAAALGLAWALGLSSPGASAADGRNNYYRYVDRDGTIHVTNLPGRERGAWQLWKSLPGNASKGQGPQRRAGDDQPVALGAERFHRYDSIIRAAATRYQLPESLLRAVIHTESNYYPHAVSRAGAMGLMQLMPRTARTLGVREAFDPAQNIHGGARYLRLLANRYGGDMVLVLAAYNAGAGNVEKYGGVPPFEETRAYVRGVLRRFYAYERQAGSAGELRRAPARHLEP; translated from the coding sequence ATGTCGCGACTGCGCCCCTTCGTCGTCCGCGCCGCCGCGGTGCTGGCCGCCGCGCTCGGGCTGGCGTGGGCGCTCGGCCTGTCGTCGCCGGGCGCGAGCGCGGCCGACGGTCGCAACAACTACTACCGCTACGTCGATCGCGACGGCACCATCCACGTCACCAACCTGCCCGGTCGCGAGCGCGGCGCCTGGCAGCTGTGGAAGAGCCTGCCGGGCAACGCCAGCAAGGGCCAGGGCCCGCAGCGGCGCGCGGGCGACGACCAGCCGGTCGCGCTGGGGGCCGAGCGCTTCCATCGTTACGACAGCATCATCCGCGCCGCAGCGACCCGCTATCAGCTGCCCGAGTCGCTGCTGCGCGCGGTGATCCACACCGAGTCGAACTACTATCCCCACGCGGTCTCGCGGGCCGGTGCGATGGGCCTCATGCAGCTGATGCCGCGGACCGCCCGCACGCTCGGCGTGCGCGAGGCCTTCGATCCGGCGCAGAACATCCACGGCGGTGCGCGCTACCTGCGGTTGCTCGCCAACCGCTACGGCGGCGACATGGTGCTGGTGCTGGCGGCCTACAACGCGGGCGCCGGCAACGTCGAGAAGTACGGCGGCGTGCCACCGTTCGAGGAGACCCGCGCCTACGTGCGCGGGGTCCTGCGTCGCTTCTACGCCTACGAGCGCCAGGCCGGCAGCGCCGGCGAGCTGCGCCGGGCGCCGGCGCGACACCTCGAGCCTTGA
- a CDS encoding AIM24 family protein → MPLPPPIPGVTEFAFGRLLNPGRDTPTLSLTADGHLMVTVRGEMMTRTEAVLLCSENLDIRAVNRRMQGRAVPEVFQRLVSMEGEGQLVLSREHERFLALQLQRDLCFFVESYIWAMESTLMWDVGQLPRSRRSISLVRIVGEGAVALRVPGELVAVKISPERPYRVHRSGFVGWVGNVVPHLEPEIGFLHCEGEGAVFVVLPGVSTPPSRRSESGSLPAAGSRA, encoded by the coding sequence ATGCCGCTGCCGCCCCCGATCCCCGGCGTCACCGAGTTCGCGTTCGGACGCCTGCTCAACCCCGGACGCGACACGCCGACCTTGTCGCTGACGGCCGACGGCCACCTCATGGTGACGGTGCGCGGCGAGATGATGACGCGCACCGAGGCGGTGCTGCTGTGCAGCGAGAACCTCGACATCCGCGCAGTCAACCGCCGCATGCAGGGCCGCGCGGTGCCGGAGGTGTTCCAGCGCCTGGTCTCGATGGAAGGCGAGGGCCAGCTGGTGCTGTCGCGCGAGCACGAGCGCTTCTTGGCGCTGCAGCTGCAGCGCGACCTGTGCTTCTTCGTCGAGAGCTACATCTGGGCCATGGAGTCGACGCTGATGTGGGACGTCGGTCAGCTGCCGCGCTCGCGTCGATCGATCTCGCTGGTGCGCATCGTGGGCGAGGGCGCAGTGGCGCTGCGGGTGCCCGGCGAGCTGGTGGCGGTGAAGATCTCGCCGGAGCGGCCCTATCGCGTGCATCGCAGCGGCTTCGTCGGCTGGGTCGGCAACGTGGTGCCGCACCTCGAGCCCGAGATCGGCTTCCTGCACTGCGAGGGCGAGGGCGCGGTGTTCGTGGTGTTGCCGGGGGTCTCGACGCCGCCGTCGCGTCGCAGCGAGTCGGGCTCGTTGCCGGCCGCAGGGAGCCGCGCATGA
- the pgsA gene encoding CDP-diacylglycerol--glycerol-3-phosphate 3-phosphatidyltransferase, whose amino-acid sequence MNDDAGERRTRPQGWESFKREVLNLPNLITIGRLFLIPPVLVLIDPTDPLRNFYAALLFAAASGLDILDGWLARSRNLVTVFGKFVDPLADKLMAMSVMVWLVMVGLLPPWIVVLMLGRDFYISGLRSVAANQGVVIAAGEGGKAKTIFQLVGICCVLARYRYRMPLVDSPIDFHIMGMGWLYLALALSLWSALTYTLEFGNALKQRRTA is encoded by the coding sequence ATGAATGACGACGCCGGCGAGCGGCGCACGCGACCGCAGGGCTGGGAGTCGTTCAAGCGCGAGGTGCTGAACCTGCCCAACCTCATCACCATCGGGCGGCTGTTCCTCATCCCGCCGGTGTTGGTGCTCATCGATCCCACCGATCCGCTGCGGAACTTCTACGCGGCGCTGTTGTTCGCCGCCGCCAGCGGCCTCGACATCCTCGACGGCTGGCTGGCGCGCTCGCGCAACCTCGTGACCGTGTTCGGCAAGTTCGTCGATCCGCTGGCCGACAAGCTCATGGCCATGAGCGTGATGGTGTGGCTGGTGATGGTCGGCCTCTTGCCGCCGTGGATCGTGGTGTTGATGCTCGGGCGCGACTTCTACATCTCCGGCCTGCGCTCGGTCGCCGCCAACCAGGGCGTGGTGATCGCGGCCGGCGAGGGCGGCAAGGCCAAGACGATCTTCCAGCTGGTCGGCATCTGCTGCGTGCTGGCGCGCTACCGCTACCGCATGCCGCTGGTCGACTCGCCGATCGACTTCCACATCATGGGCATGGGCTGGCTGTACCTCGCACTCGCGCTGTCGCTGTGGTCGGCGCTCACGTACACGCTGGAGTTCGGCAACGCGCTCAAGCAGCGGCGTACCGCGTAG
- a CDS encoding anthranilate synthase component I family protein, which translates to MGASRPRDRTPPRLHQPAAWVDAALRAAAADTPGFAWLDGGDDGRSFLGLHADRELEGDDPALLDVVDRAWRGDRSRIWIGAITYDFAADLAAARAPRPRALPGLLLRRYACALERGRDGVVRVHGDDALPPWFAEVQPADVGGPWPLTPPVAVWSPAHYRAQVLAAKQHLFAGDSYQVNLAQRFVAHWREPTAGSLATRVAALYGALRARAPAERGALLRLAAAWVVSNSPETLLDVDDDGVHPVVATSRPIKGTRVRESDPARDRAAAAALLASEKDRAEHVMIVDLVRNDLGRLAQVGSVVAAREPSALPLPTVHHLVTEIRATLRPDIGLRALVEAMVPGGSITGAPKRRTMAIIEALEQHPRGLYCGAIFVLAPDGLRMSIPIRTGVLDREGLSLHAGGGIVIDSEPEAERRETWAKVRAFAPDTAP; encoded by the coding sequence GTGGGCGCGTCTCGACCCCGCGATCGCACGCCGCCGCGTCTGCACCAGCCCGCCGCTTGGGTCGACGCCGCGCTGCGGGCCGCCGCGGCCGACACTCCGGGCTTCGCATGGCTCGACGGCGGCGACGACGGGCGATCGTTCCTCGGCCTGCACGCCGATCGCGAGCTCGAGGGCGACGACCCGGCGCTGCTCGACGTGGTCGATCGCGCGTGGCGTGGTGATCGCTCGCGCATCTGGATCGGCGCCATCACCTACGACTTCGCGGCCGACCTCGCGGCCGCACGTGCGCCGCGACCCCGCGCATTGCCGGGGCTGCTGCTGCGGCGCTACGCGTGCGCGCTCGAGCGTGGCCGCGACGGCGTGGTGCGGGTCCACGGCGACGACGCTCTGCCGCCGTGGTTTGCGGAGGTCCAACCCGCGGACGTGGGGGGCCCGTGGCCGCTGACGCCGCCGGTGGCGGTGTGGTCGCCCGCGCACTACCGGGCGCAGGTGTTGGCCGCCAAGCAGCACCTCTTCGCGGGCGACAGCTACCAGGTCAACCTGGCGCAGCGCTTCGTCGCGCACTGGCGCGAGCCGACGGCCGGGTCGCTGGCCACGCGGGTGGCGGCGCTGTATGGCGCGCTGCGGGCCCGCGCGCCGGCCGAGCGCGGCGCGCTGCTGCGGTTGGCCGCGGCGTGGGTGGTGTCGAACTCGCCCGAGACGCTGCTCGATGTCGACGACGACGGTGTGCATCCGGTGGTCGCGACCAGCCGGCCGATCAAGGGCACGCGCGTGCGAGAGTCCGATCCGGCGCGGGATCGGGCGGCCGCCGCCGCGTTGCTGGCGAGCGAAAAGGACCGCGCCGAGCACGTGATGATCGTCGATCTCGTGCGCAACGATCTGGGCCGCCTGGCGCAGGTGGGTTCGGTCGTCGCTGCACGGGAGCCGAGCGCGCTGCCGCTGCCGACCGTGCATCACCTCGTCACCGAGATCCGCGCGACCCTGCGGCCCGACATCGGGCTGCGCGCGCTGGTCGAAGCGATGGTGCCGGGCGGCAGCATCACCGGCGCGCCCAAGCGCCGCACCATGGCCATCATCGAAGCGCTCGAGCAGCACCCACGCGGGCTCTATTGCGGCGCCATCTTCGTGCTCGCACCCGACGGGCTGCGCATGAGCATCCCGATCCGCACCGGCGTGCTCGATCGCGAGGGGCTCTCGCTGCATGCCGGCGGCGGCATCGTCATCGACAGCGAGCCCGAGGCGGAGCGACGCGAGACCTGGGCCAAGGTGCGGGCGTTCGCGCCCGACACCGCGCCATGA
- the lspA gene encoding signal peptidase II has translation MSDAPPSSAPAEPSRSSRLVLLGIVAALTLALDLWSKAWAWDTLREGASVEVIENWFYFEFGFNTGSAFSFLRDASYARLVFIAVTLLALAYMGKLAMTLPTRWASAYVAIALVSGGALGNLHDRFVRVMEIRGEARHGVVDFIKVFYWKDSPWPTFNVADVALVAGVALLFIFLTRHGETIDAKAKAGEPAPA, from the coding sequence ATGTCCGACGCTCCCCCTTCGTCCGCGCCCGCGGAGCCCTCGCGTTCGAGCCGCCTGGTGCTGCTCGGCATCGTCGCCGCCCTCACGCTCGCGCTCGATCTGTGGAGCAAGGCGTGGGCCTGGGACACCCTCCGCGAGGGTGCCTCGGTCGAGGTGATCGAGAACTGGTTCTACTTCGAGTTCGGCTTCAACACCGGCTCGGCGTTCTCGTTCTTGCGCGACGCCAGCTATGCCCGGCTGGTGTTCATCGCCGTGACGCTGCTGGCGCTGGCCTACATGGGCAAGCTCGCGATGACGCTACCGACGCGCTGGGCCTCGGCCTACGTCGCGATCGCGCTGGTCTCCGGCGGCGCGCTCGGCAACCTCCACGACCGCTTCGTGCGGGTCATGGAGATCCGCGGCGAGGCCCGGCACGGCGTGGTCGACTTCATCAAGGTCTTCTACTGGAAGGACAGCCCGTGGCCGACCTTCAACGTCGCCGACGTCGCGTTGGTGGCGGGCGTGGCCCTGCTGTTCATCTTCCTCACGCGCCACGGCGAGACGATCGACGCGAAGGCGAAGGCCGGCGAGCCCGCTCCGGCCTAG
- a CDS encoding prolipoprotein diacylglyceryl transferase codes for MHPTLFELPWGGTANAYGTLILLGTLASMPGVWWDAGRRGVAADRRASFFVDFYLALALGAFVGGRLLHVLTMPREYVDDPMRVFVSDGTGFVFFGSLLAIVASWAWLARRHGVSFATLCDLAATWMALGHGFGRLGCFFAGCCWGAPGPTPPAMSFGPESIVALSEGAPLVDGATVPLHPVQLYESIGLFVLAAVLIAIRCLRGVEPRWRQASRYALGYGLLRLLTEMFRGDASRGLAWTWSSPTLAELLGLPPAQPLLLSSSQAMALVLVLVGVLGLRRTRPRA; via the coding sequence ATGCACCCGACGCTGTTCGAGCTGCCATGGGGTGGCACCGCCAACGCCTACGGCACGCTGATCCTGCTGGGCACGCTGGCGAGCATGCCCGGTGTGTGGTGGGATGCGGGGCGCCGCGGCGTCGCGGCCGATCGACGCGCGTCGTTCTTCGTCGACTTCTACCTCGCGCTCGCGCTCGGGGCCTTCGTGGGCGGCCGACTCCTGCACGTGCTGACCATGCCGCGCGAGTACGTCGACGATCCCATGCGGGTGTTCGTCAGCGACGGCACCGGCTTCGTGTTCTTCGGCTCGTTGTTGGCGATCGTCGCCTCGTGGGCGTGGTTGGCGCGCCGCCATGGCGTGTCCTTCGCGACGCTGTGCGATCTCGCCGCGACGTGGATGGCGCTCGGACACGGTTTCGGCCGCCTGGGCTGCTTCTTCGCCGGCTGCTGCTGGGGCGCGCCCGGGCCCACGCCACCGGCGATGTCGTTCGGCCCGGAGTCGATCGTCGCGCTGTCCGAGGGCGCGCCCTTGGTCGACGGCGCGACCGTGCCGCTACACCCGGTGCAGCTCTACGAGTCGATCGGGCTGTTCGTGCTCGCCGCGGTGCTCATCGCGATCCGGTGCTTGCGCGGCGTCGAGCCGCGCTGGCGTCAGGCCAGCCGCTACGCCCTCGGCTACGGGCTGCTGCGCCTGCTGACCGAGATGTTCCGCGGCGACGCCAGCCGCGGGCTGGCGTGGACGTGGAGTTCGCCGACACTGGCCGAGCTGCTGGGCCTGCCGCCGGCGCAGCCGTTGCTCCTGTCGAGCTCGCAGGCAATGGCGCTGGTGCTGGTGCTGGTCGGCGTCCTCGGCCTGCGACGCACGCGCCCACGCGCGTAG
- the lspA gene encoding signal peptidase II: protein MAHRDGDTALRMRRLLVVAIAAAITLLADLSSKAWAWHELRPHPHPPRMPIPGVLHFAFSLNTGAAFGMLRDASWSRHLLVAVAIAVVAYLVRLAWRWPGRAWLAAVGIGLLMGGALGNLHDRLTRGVKVYGEGVRHGVVDFIVVYYWPGRPWPAFNLADVALLLGMIVVAWSLWQHRAALAR from the coding sequence ATGGCGCACAGAGACGGCGACACGGCCCTGCGCATGCGTCGATTGCTGGTGGTGGCGATCGCCGCCGCGATCACGCTGCTGGCCGACCTCTCGAGCAAGGCGTGGGCGTGGCACGAGCTGCGACCACACCCCCACCCGCCGCGGATGCCGATCCCGGGCGTGCTGCACTTCGCGTTCTCGCTCAACACCGGCGCTGCGTTCGGCATGCTGCGCGACGCGAGCTGGTCGCGTCATCTGCTGGTGGCGGTCGCGATCGCGGTGGTGGCGTACCTCGTGCGGCTGGCGTGGCGATGGCCCGGTCGCGCGTGGCTGGCGGCGGTCGGCATCGGGCTGCTGATGGGCGGCGCGCTCGGCAACCTCCACGACCGCCTGACCCGCGGCGTGAAGGTCTACGGCGAGGGCGTGCGCCACGGCGTGGTCGACTTCATCGTCGTGTACTACTGGCCGGGACGTCCGTGGCCCGCGTTCAACCTCGCCGACGTCGCACTCCTGCTGGGCATGATCGTCGTCGCGTGGTCGCTGTGGCAGCATCGAGCCGCGCTCGCGCGCTGA
- a CDS encoding NAD-dependent epimerase/dehydratase family protein: protein MTVAVLGAGWLGAAVAAALPGDVMATTRSGTRSPALGADIELHALDLLRDDVRTHAIVRADTWVVAVAPGRDQGREAVYLEGARRMLAALPHAPSRRLVWIGSTSALPDLDAELDEDCTAWPEHERGRVQRQAEGLVAEACGRAGTPWFVLRMGGLYGPGRELARLYGGEATGPRAAARPSHGMNATNLVHRDDAVAAVLAAIAQPRERSGIVHVVDDDHCPRRTMIDHARREAGLPPAIWADADERVIGKRVRNDRLRSWLGVTLAHPRHGG from the coding sequence GTGACGGTCGCGGTCCTCGGCGCGGGTTGGCTCGGTGCGGCGGTCGCTGCGGCGCTGCCGGGCGACGTGATGGCGACCACCCGCAGCGGCACGCGATCGCCGGCACTCGGGGCCGACATCGAGCTCCACGCGCTCGACCTGCTGCGCGACGACGTGCGCACGCATGCGATTGTCCGCGCCGACACCTGGGTCGTCGCCGTCGCCCCCGGCCGCGACCAAGGGCGCGAGGCGGTGTACCTCGAGGGTGCGCGCCGCATGCTCGCCGCGCTGCCCCACGCGCCCTCGCGTCGCCTGGTGTGGATCGGCTCGACGTCGGCGCTGCCGGATCTCGACGCCGAGCTCGACGAAGACTGCACGGCGTGGCCCGAGCACGAGCGCGGTCGCGTCCAGCGGCAGGCCGAGGGGCTGGTCGCCGAGGCTTGCGGGCGCGCGGGCACGCCATGGTTCGTGCTCCGCATGGGCGGGCTGTACGGCCCCGGCCGCGAGCTCGCGCGGCTGTACGGCGGCGAGGCGACGGGTCCACGCGCGGCCGCGCGACCGAGCCACGGCATGAACGCGACCAACCTCGTGCACCGCGACGACGCCGTCGCAGCGGTGCTCGCCGCGATCGCACAGCCGCGCGAGCGCAGCGGCATCGTGCATGTGGTCGACGACGATCACTGCCCGCGTCGTACGATGATCGATCACGCACGCCGCGAGGCCGGGCTCCCGCCTGCGATCTGGGCGGACGCCGACGAGCGCGTGATCGGCAAGCGCGTGCGCAACGACCGACTGCGAAGCTGGCTCGGCGTCACGCTCGCCCATCCCCGACACGGCGGGTGA